A stretch of the Bradyrhizobium arachidis genome encodes the following:
- a CDS encoding AraC family transcriptional regulator → MLDATRTPRIFHYQYTGLPRGQAFDEWRDRACGRCGLDVVPSRGDTIESRLQISLVGNITLAIPEGASAKFSRTRDALSDGCDDLVLIAAQAGNVQVQQNGHAIELAPSQLVLADMSVAGSVGHTDDDRFTSIRMPRKALLEINPRVEDRLAQVLSDGAVAETIARYHALAANQGPYLDAVGQRLTAQHMVDLVGLLLGTDEEHAALARGRGQAAARLDLMRADVMAALDRNDLSLAGVASRCGLSPRQAQRLFEQAGTTFTEFVLEQRLLLARKLLQDPRARARKISDIAHSAGFSDLSYFNRAFRKRFSATPSDLRDVR, encoded by the coding sequence GCGCATTTTCCACTACCAGTATACGGGCCTGCCGCGCGGGCAGGCCTTCGACGAATGGCGCGACCGGGCCTGCGGCCGTTGCGGATTGGACGTTGTGCCGAGCCGCGGCGACACGATCGAAAGCCGGCTCCAGATCAGCCTCGTCGGCAACATCACGCTCGCGATTCCGGAAGGCGCCTCAGCAAAATTCTCGCGCACCCGCGATGCGCTGTCCGATGGTTGCGATGATCTCGTGCTGATTGCCGCGCAGGCGGGCAATGTCCAGGTACAGCAGAACGGGCATGCGATCGAGCTCGCGCCGTCGCAGTTGGTGCTTGCCGACATGAGCGTTGCAGGCAGCGTCGGTCACACCGATGACGACCGCTTCACCAGCATCCGCATGCCGCGCAAGGCGCTGCTCGAGATCAATCCGCGCGTCGAAGACCGCCTTGCGCAGGTGCTCTCCGACGGTGCCGTTGCCGAGACGATTGCGCGATACCATGCGCTCGCCGCCAATCAAGGCCCATATCTCGATGCGGTCGGCCAGCGCCTCACCGCACAGCACATGGTCGATCTCGTCGGGCTCCTGCTCGGCACCGATGAAGAGCATGCCGCGCTCGCACGCGGGCGCGGCCAGGCCGCCGCGCGTCTCGATCTGATGCGCGCCGACGTGATGGCCGCGCTCGACCGCAACGATCTCAGTCTCGCCGGTGTCGCCTCGCGCTGCGGCCTGAGCCCACGCCAGGCGCAGCGCCTGTTCGAGCAGGCCGGCACGACCTTCACCGAATTCGTGCTCGAGCAACGCCTGCTGCTGGCGCGAAAACTGTTGCAGGATCCGCGCGCGCGGGCGCGCAAGATCAGCGACATCGCGCACTCGGCGGGCTTCTCCGATCTGTCTTATTTCAACCGCGCTTTCCGCAAGCGCTTCAGCGCGACGCCGTCCGACCTGCGCGACGTCAGGTAG
- a CDS encoding formylglycine-generating enzyme family protein, whose protein sequence is MGGIPVRPFALLAFLMLTAPHASAQSMQEPTPIATPTASPTNVALANGSASALELRSARPLSRREEAALRPKDRFRECTHCPEMIVVPDGAFTMGAHADEIGSADDERPQHRVAVQRFGVGRHPVRTDEWKACVAARGCSHEAGLVAGHEGDPVAGILWEEASEYVQWLSRTTGRPYRLLSEAEREYVTRAGTMTAFWWGDMADLRQADAASADLIADVGIVAAMSLASTPQGANPFGLFGVHGGVYDWVEDCWHDNYVGAPADGSAWIDADCPGHVLRGGAATRALQTRRSAARIWFGSPNRMSYMSLRVARTLGR, encoded by the coding sequence ATGGGCGGGATTCCTGTCCGGCCGTTTGCCCTGCTTGCATTTCTGATGCTGACAGCGCCGCACGCGTCGGCGCAATCCATGCAAGAGCCAACTCCAATTGCAACTCCGACCGCATCTCCAACCAATGTCGCGCTGGCAAACGGCAGCGCTTCCGCGCTCGAGCTGCGGTCTGCAAGGCCGCTCTCGCGCCGCGAGGAGGCGGCGCTGAGACCGAAGGATCGTTTCAGGGAATGCACGCACTGCCCGGAGATGATCGTCGTTCCCGACGGCGCGTTTACGATGGGCGCACATGCCGACGAGATCGGCAGCGCGGACGACGAGCGGCCGCAGCACCGGGTGGCGGTGCAGCGTTTCGGCGTCGGCCGTCATCCGGTGAGGACGGATGAATGGAAGGCTTGCGTCGCGGCGCGAGGCTGCAGCCACGAGGCGGGGCTGGTCGCGGGCCACGAAGGCGATCCCGTCGCCGGCATCCTGTGGGAGGAGGCGAGCGAATATGTGCAATGGCTGTCGCGCACCACCGGCCGGCCGTACCGGCTGTTGAGCGAGGCGGAGCGTGAATATGTCACGCGCGCCGGCACCATGACCGCATTCTGGTGGGGCGACATGGCCGATCTGCGCCAGGCTGACGCCGCAAGCGCCGATCTGATCGCCGATGTCGGGATCGTTGCCGCGATGAGCCTTGCCTCCACGCCGCAGGGTGCCAACCCGTTCGGCCTGTTCGGGGTTCATGGCGGCGTCTACGACTGGGTGGAGGATTGCTGGCATGACAATTATGTCGGTGCTCCCGCGGACGGCTCCGCCTGGATCGACGCCGATTGCCCAGGCCACGTCCTGCGCGGCGGCGCGGCCACCCGCGCGCTCCAGACCCGCCGCTCGGCTGCGCGAATCTGGTTTGGCTCCCCCAACCGCATGAGCTATATGAGCTTGCGCGTCGCGCGGACATTGGGGCGGTAG
- a CDS encoding NAD(P)/FAD-dependent oxidoreductase has protein sequence MSRIVVLGAGFAGLWAAIGAARKRDEVGAAGRDVEILVVDRNPYHNIRVRNYEVDLSEVAIPLRGLLDPVGVTHRIGEVETIDPARRQVSLVGEGGQEVLAYERLVLALGSEVPRPDIPGFADHAFDVDTYAAALRLDNHLASLGRNGPAPGQSNVVVVGAGFTGIEVAAEMPDKLRRAGIAGSHRIILVDPNPVVGATIGDHARPVIKEALSSLEVETRLGERVTAIEAAGVSLSSGEFIPAQTVVWCAGMRASPLAAGLRVERDRYGRLLVDPFMRVADLSHVFAAGDVASSVVDGLHPTVMSCQFARPMGRFAGHNVVADLLGLPMLPLRIDWYVTVLDLGAWGALYTEGWDREVRTSGQAAKATKQTINHKRIYPPLTGSKEDLFAAAAPTVQAPPPTYGAGLAPRKP, from the coding sequence ATGTCGCGTATCGTTGTGCTCGGAGCGGGGTTCGCGGGGCTGTGGGCGGCGATCGGGGCTGCACGCAAGCGCGATGAAGTCGGCGCAGCGGGGCGCGACGTCGAAATTCTCGTCGTCGACCGCAATCCCTATCACAACATCCGCGTCCGCAATTACGAAGTCGATCTCAGCGAAGTCGCAATCCCGCTCCGTGGGCTGCTCGATCCGGTCGGCGTGACCCATCGAATCGGCGAGGTCGAGACGATTGATCCGGCCAGGCGCCAGGTCTCGCTCGTCGGCGAAGGTGGCCAGGAGGTGCTGGCCTATGAACGCCTCGTGCTCGCGCTCGGCAGTGAAGTGCCGCGCCCCGATATTCCCGGTTTCGCGGATCACGCCTTCGACGTCGACACCTATGCGGCAGCGCTCCGGCTCGACAATCATCTCGCCTCGCTCGGCCGCAACGGGCCGGCGCCGGGGCAGAGCAACGTCGTGGTCGTCGGCGCCGGCTTCACTGGTATCGAGGTGGCGGCCGAGATGCCGGACAAGCTGCGGCGCGCCGGCATCGCCGGCAGCCACCGCATCATCCTGGTCGATCCGAACCCGGTGGTTGGGGCGACCATCGGCGACCACGCGCGTCCCGTCATCAAGGAAGCTTTGTCGTCGCTCGAGGTCGAGACGCGCCTCGGCGAACGTGTAACGGCGATCGAAGCCGCAGGCGTCAGCCTGAGCTCCGGCGAGTTCATTCCTGCGCAGACCGTGGTGTGGTGTGCCGGCATGCGGGCGAGCCCGCTTGCGGCTGGCCTGCGGGTCGAGCGCGATCGCTACGGCCGTCTCCTCGTCGATCCCTTCATGCGGGTCGCCGATCTCTCGCACGTCTTCGCCGCCGGCGACGTCGCTTCCAGCGTGGTCGACGGCCTGCATCCGACGGTGATGTCCTGCCAGTTCGCGCGCCCGATGGGTCGCTTCGCCGGCCACAACGTGGTGGCCGATCTCCTCGGCCTGCCGATGCTGCCGCTGCGGATCGACTGGTACGTCACCGTGCTCGATCTCGGCGCCTGGGGCGCGCTCTACACCGAAGGATGGGACCGCGAGGTTCGCACCAGCGGGCAGGCTGCGAAAGCGACCAAGCAGACCATCAACCACAAGCGCATCTATCCGCCGCTCACAGGCAGCAAGGAAGATTTATTCGCCGCTGCGGCGCCAACCGTGCAGGCTCCGCCGCCGACCTATGGGGCGGGGCTGGCGCCGCGGAAGCCGTAG
- a CDS encoding ABC transporter substrate-binding protein encodes MGEPMRRRDFLIWSAGALGAWPAVAKAQPSKRQRRIAVVAPGRTIEELKTSSYYLTLYDQLAKHGFVEGQNLVIERYSGAGQLDGYADIARTVVSSNPDAIFTTANPMTLAMKGATRTIPIVTIVGDPLLTGIAASLARPGSNVTGITIDAGIDLHGKRLSLLRETRPDASRLVYLASSSAWKQPQAAAVREAAQLLKLALTHVDLGSIFNGAAYSRTVAQIEAARAELLLVSDEPEHLSNSKALIDVAAGTRLPAMYPFRDLAVAGGLMAYYRDLHDALRQAGDQIAQILDGENPAEMPFRQPTSFKLSINAKTAQEIGVVVPQTLLASADEVIE; translated from the coding sequence CGATGCGAAGGCGGGACTTTCTCATCTGGAGCGCCGGCGCACTTGGTGCATGGCCCGCGGTTGCGAAGGCCCAGCCGTCGAAGCGACAGCGCCGGATCGCAGTCGTCGCGCCCGGCCGCACCATCGAGGAACTGAAGACCAGCTCATATTACCTGACGCTGTACGATCAACTTGCCAAACACGGTTTCGTTGAGGGGCAGAATCTAGTCATCGAGCGCTATTCGGGCGCAGGGCAATTGGATGGGTATGCCGATATCGCCAGAACCGTCGTAAGCAGCAACCCGGACGCCATTTTCACCACCGCCAATCCGATGACGCTTGCGATGAAAGGCGCCACGCGAACCATCCCGATCGTAACCATCGTGGGCGATCCCCTGCTCACCGGCATCGCGGCCAGTCTGGCGCGCCCCGGTAGCAACGTGACAGGCATCACCATCGATGCGGGCATCGACCTCCATGGCAAGCGATTATCCCTGTTGCGCGAGACAAGGCCGGATGCGTCGCGGCTTGTGTATCTTGCATCCTCATCCGCCTGGAAGCAGCCTCAAGCTGCGGCGGTGCGAGAGGCGGCGCAGTTGTTGAAGCTCGCGCTGACTCATGTTGACCTTGGCAGCATCTTTAATGGCGCCGCCTATTCCCGAACTGTCGCTCAGATCGAAGCGGCAAGAGCCGAGCTTCTTTTGGTGTCGGATGAACCTGAACACCTCTCGAACAGCAAGGCCTTGATCGACGTCGCGGCCGGGACGCGGCTGCCCGCGATGTATCCGTTTCGCGATCTTGCGGTGGCAGGCGGCCTCATGGCCTATTACCGCGACCTGCACGATGCGCTCCGGCAGGCCGGAGATCAGATTGCGCAGATATTGGACGGCGAAAATCCGGCCGAGATGCCCTTCCGCCAGCCGACGAGCTTCAAGCTGTCGATCAACGCGAAGACGGCACAGGAAATCGGCGTCGTCGTGCCCCAAACGTTGCTGGCCAGCGCCGACGAGGTGATCGAATGA